Proteins from one Streptomyces sp. NBC_00289 genomic window:
- a CDS encoding SAM-dependent methyltransferase, producing the protein MERPAWAPRSIDISVPSVSRIYDYYLGGSHNFEVDREAARRAMEFMPGLPKVMQANRAFMRRAVRFAAEEGITQFLDIGSGIPTFGSVHEVARAAAPEAHVVYVDHDPVAVAHSQAVLAGDERTRVVAADLRKPREILASAEVQDLIDLDRPVALLLVAILHFVEDADDPYGAVAELREALAPGSLVVLTHASYEGIPLPTERAEGAVDVYQDIRNPLIMRSREEIARFFEGYDMVEPGLVPMPRWRPDTAPEDEDPWAFSGFAGVGRSA; encoded by the coding sequence ATGGAGCGTCCCGCCTGGGCACCACGAAGCATCGACATCTCGGTGCCGAGCGTTTCGCGTATCTACGACTACTACCTGGGCGGTTCGCACAACTTCGAGGTCGACCGGGAAGCGGCCCGCAGGGCCATGGAGTTCATGCCGGGACTTCCCAAGGTGATGCAGGCCAACCGGGCGTTCATGCGCCGGGCGGTGCGCTTCGCCGCCGAGGAGGGCATCACCCAGTTCCTTGACATCGGCTCCGGCATCCCGACCTTCGGCAGCGTCCACGAGGTGGCCCGGGCGGCCGCTCCCGAGGCACACGTCGTCTACGTCGACCACGACCCGGTGGCCGTCGCGCACAGCCAGGCGGTCCTGGCGGGCGACGAGAGGACGCGTGTCGTCGCCGCGGACCTCCGCAAGCCCCGGGAGATCCTCGCGAGCGCCGAAGTACAGGACCTGATCGACCTCGACCGTCCGGTGGCACTGCTTCTCGTTGCCATACTGCATTTCGTGGAAGACGCGGACGACCCGTACGGAGCGGTGGCCGAACTGCGCGAGGCGCTCGCGCCCGGCAGTCTCGTCGTCCTCACGCATGCCTCGTACGAGGGAATCCCGCTGCCGACGGAGCGGGCCGAGGGCGCGGTGGACGTGTACCAGGACATCCGCAACCCGCTGATCATGCGCTCGCGCGAGGAGATCGCGCGGTTCTTCGAGGGGTACGACATGGTGGAACCGGGACTGGTGCCGATGCCGCGCTGGCGGCCGGACACGGCGCCCGAGGACGAGGATCCATGGGCCTTCTCCGGTTTCGCCGGCGTCGGGCGCAGCGCGTGA
- a CDS encoding GNAT family N-acetyltransferase, translating into MTGVTTLDRPSQPEAPVRYTVALARDEADVRAAQRLRHDVFAGEMGALLPTPQPGLDADAFDAYCDHLLVRDTGTGQVVGTYRLLPPERAAIAGRLYSESEFDLTPLDPIRPGLVEVGRSCVHPDHRDGAVIGLIWAGIARYMTGRGHEWLAGCCSIPLADGGALAAASWDRVRAKHLAPPEFRVRPLLPWNAEGLSRPARTELPPLLRGYLRLGAWVCAEPAHDTAFGVADLYVLLSMRRVDPRYLRHFLSLVPA; encoded by the coding sequence ATGACCGGCGTTACGACCCTCGACCGCCCCTCGCAGCCCGAGGCACCCGTCCGCTACACCGTCGCCCTCGCCCGCGACGAGGCCGACGTACGCGCCGCGCAGCGGCTGCGGCACGACGTGTTCGCCGGAGAGATGGGTGCCCTGCTGCCCACCCCGCAGCCCGGCCTGGACGCCGACGCCTTCGACGCGTACTGCGACCACCTGCTCGTCCGGGACACCGGCACCGGGCAGGTGGTCGGCACCTACCGGCTGCTGCCGCCGGAACGGGCCGCGATCGCCGGACGCCTCTACTCGGAGAGCGAGTTCGACCTCACCCCGCTCGACCCGATCCGTCCCGGACTCGTCGAGGTCGGCCGCTCCTGCGTGCACCCCGACCACCGCGACGGCGCGGTCATCGGGCTCATCTGGGCCGGTATCGCCCGCTACATGACCGGCCGCGGCCACGAGTGGCTCGCCGGCTGCTGTTCCATCCCGCTCGCCGACGGGGGCGCCCTGGCCGCCGCCAGCTGGGACCGGGTCCGCGCCAAGCACCTCGCCCCGCCGGAGTTCCGGGTCAGGCCGCTGCTGCCCTGGAACGCCGAGGGCCTGTCCCGTCCCGCCCGCACCGAACTGCCCCCGCTGCTGCGCGGCTACCTGCGCCTGGGTGCATGGGTCTGCGCCGAACCCGCCCACGACACGGCCTTCGGCGTCGCCGACCTGTACGTGCTGCTGTCGATGCGCCGGGTGGACCCGCGCTATCTGCGGCACTTCCTCTCGCTCGTCCCGGCCTGA
- a CDS encoding oxidoreductase yields the protein MTSEELQGRTAVVTGASKGIGLAVTRALAAAGATVVAGSRTTSEGLDALVKEGSVTWVPVDLTEPEAAGQLVAAAGTRVDVLVNNVGSAPARTGGFLSVTDEDWRRSVDLNLLAAVRVTRAALPVMLAAGAGSVITIASVNATLPDPLVIDYSAGKAALVAFSKALSKEVGPRGIRVNTVSPGPVETELWLGDGGVAETVSAAAGLTPEEVVAQASGAMATGRFSKPTEVADLVLFLAGDRAGNITGSDLVIDGGFIPTS from the coding sequence ATGACCAGCGAGGAACTGCAGGGCAGGACCGCCGTGGTGACCGGGGCCAGCAAAGGCATCGGACTGGCGGTCACGCGGGCTCTGGCCGCGGCGGGAGCGACGGTCGTCGCCGGGTCCCGTACCACGTCCGAGGGCCTGGACGCCCTGGTCAAGGAGGGCTCCGTCACCTGGGTGCCCGTCGACCTCACCGAGCCCGAGGCGGCCGGGCAACTGGTCGCGGCGGCCGGCACCCGCGTCGACGTACTGGTCAACAACGTCGGCTCGGCCCCGGCCCGCACGGGCGGCTTCCTGTCCGTGACGGACGAGGACTGGCGGCGCTCCGTCGACCTCAACCTCCTCGCGGCGGTCCGCGTCACCCGAGCCGCCCTGCCGGTGATGCTGGCCGCCGGCGCGGGCTCGGTGATCACGATCGCGTCGGTCAACGCCACCCTCCCCGACCCGCTGGTGATCGACTACAGCGCGGGCAAGGCCGCTCTGGTCGCCTTCTCCAAGGCGCTGTCGAAGGAGGTCGGCCCCCGGGGCATCCGCGTCAACACCGTGAGCCCCGGGCCGGTGGAGACCGAGCTGTGGCTGGGTGACGGCGGAGTGGCCGAGACCGTGTCGGCGGCAGCCGGGCTCACCCCCGAAGAGGTGGTGGCCCAGGCCTCGGGCGCCATGGCCACCGGCCGCTTCTCCAAGCCCACCGAGGTCGCCGACCTGGTCCTCTTCCTGGCCGGCGACCGCGCGGGCAACATCACCGGCAGCGACCTGGTGATCGACGGAGGCTTCATCCCGACCTCGTGA
- a CDS encoding lysophospholipid acyltransferase family protein yields MSGWLPTAPCTPRACLEPRGPVTAVPRAVLRLAAVTALVAVGAALSPFGGWMPAGPVRWWARTIVRAAGVRVRVTGAAASDGGLLLVANHISWLDIPLLAAVRPARMVAKAEIRRWPVAGPIAARATLFIDRDRLRALPDTVGRIAAVLRGGGAVVAFPEGSTWCGRAHGSFRRAVFQAALDAGVPVQPVRLGYRVAGGGASTAPAFVGEDTLLASVWRVVSARGLVADVEIRPAIPPNTHPNRRTLALAAQQPTTTPELDRIHASLVA; encoded by the coding sequence ATGAGCGGCTGGCTGCCCACCGCGCCCTGCACCCCGCGGGCGTGCCTGGAACCGAGGGGGCCGGTCACGGCCGTACCGCGTGCCGTGCTGCGGCTGGCGGCGGTCACGGCCCTGGTGGCCGTCGGGGCCGCGCTGTCGCCGTTCGGCGGGTGGATGCCCGCCGGGCCGGTGAGGTGGTGGGCCCGGACGATCGTCCGGGCCGCCGGGGTGCGGGTCCGCGTCACCGGCGCCGCGGCGTCCGACGGCGGTCTGCTCCTGGTCGCCAACCACATCTCCTGGCTGGACATCCCGCTGCTGGCCGCCGTACGCCCGGCCCGGATGGTGGCGAAGGCCGAGATCCGGCGGTGGCCCGTGGCGGGGCCGATCGCCGCCCGCGCCACCCTGTTCATCGACCGCGACCGGCTGCGCGCGCTCCCGGACACGGTCGGCCGGATCGCGGCGGTACTGCGCGGCGGCGGCGCGGTCGTGGCCTTCCCCGAGGGAAGCACCTGGTGCGGCCGCGCCCACGGCAGCTTCCGCCGGGCCGTGTTCCAGGCCGCCCTCGACGCGGGCGTCCCGGTGCAGCCGGTGCGTCTGGGCTACCGCGTCGCCGGGGGAGGGGCCAGCACGGCGCCCGCCTTCGTCGGCGAGGACACCCTGCTCGCCTCGGTGTGGCGGGTGGTGTCGGCCCGCGGCCTGGTGGCCGACGTGGAGATACGCCCCGCCATCCCCCCGAACACCCACCCGAACCGCCGGACACTGGCCCTGGCGGCCCAACAACCCACGACCACCCCCGAACTCGACCGGATCCACGCGTCGTTGGTCGCCTGA
- a CDS encoding LysR family transcriptional regulator: protein MQLQQLQYFVAVAETRHFTRAADLVHVAQPSLSQQIKALERELGADLFLRARGNITLTDAGEALLPLARRILADADTARHEVQELVQLRSGRVRLGATPSVCTGLLPDVLRAFHDRYPGIRLLIEEGGSHDLVRELARGALDLALVVLPLPSPSPALTTVELLREDLVVVSSPEAPAPGRGRRTVQVADLEGERMVMFRHGYDLRELTVAACRAEGFEPDFAVEGGEMDAVLGFVRAGLGVAVVPRMVAARSGRGLRVTPLARPALHRTIALAHRSDVAPPRAARELQRMLLER, encoded by the coding sequence ATGCAGCTCCAGCAGCTCCAGTACTTCGTGGCGGTCGCCGAGACCCGGCACTTCACCCGGGCCGCGGACCTGGTCCATGTCGCGCAGCCGTCGCTCTCCCAGCAGATCAAGGCCCTCGAGCGGGAGCTCGGAGCGGATCTGTTCCTGCGGGCCCGCGGCAACATCACACTGACCGACGCGGGCGAGGCGCTGCTGCCGCTGGCCCGGCGCATCCTGGCCGACGCGGACACGGCCCGCCACGAGGTGCAGGAACTGGTGCAGCTGCGCAGCGGCCGGGTCCGGCTGGGCGCCACCCCGAGCGTGTGCACCGGTCTGCTGCCGGACGTGCTGCGCGCCTTCCACGACCGGTACCCGGGCATCCGGCTGCTGATCGAGGAGGGCGGCTCGCACGATCTCGTACGGGAACTGGCCCGCGGCGCACTCGATCTCGCCCTCGTCGTCCTGCCGCTGCCGAGCCCGTCCCCGGCGCTCACCACGGTGGAGCTCCTGCGCGAGGACCTGGTCGTGGTGTCGTCGCCGGAGGCACCCGCACCCGGGCGGGGCCGGCGCACCGTCCAGGTCGCCGATCTGGAGGGCGAGCGCATGGTGATGTTCCGGCACGGCTACGACCTGCGGGAACTGACCGTGGCCGCGTGCCGCGCCGAGGGCTTCGAGCCGGACTTCGCGGTGGAGGGCGGGGAGATGGACGCGGTACTGGGGTTCGTACGGGCAGGGCTGGGCGTGGCCGTCGTACCGCGCATGGTGGCCGCCCGGTCGGGACGCGGCCTGCGGGTGACCCCCTTGGCCCGCCCGGCCCTGCACCGCACCATCGCCCTGGCCCACCGCAGCGACGTGGCACCACCCCGGGCGGCGCGCGAGCTGCAACGGATGCTGCTGGAACGGTGA
- a CDS encoding LLM class flavin-dependent oxidoreductase produces MSSVIAAARFSVLDRSRTREGHTNAEALRDTVRLARELEGLGYHRFWVSEHHGVPGVAGSAPTVLAAAVAAATRTIRVGTGGVMLPNHQPLVVAEQFGVLESLFPGRIDMGLGRSVGFTDGVRKALGRDKGDAEDFAGQLDELLGWFRGTSATGVHARPAEGLTVPPFVLAMGEGAAVAARAGLPMVIGDLRDRERMRRGIDRYRAAFRPSPWAREPYVVISGTIAVAATPAEARRLLIPEAWSMAYSRTHGTFPPLPPAERVEALTMSARERGFYDSGLAGHIAGTEEQVAHELETLLKETGAQELLVTTSTYDREALLNSYRRLAHVITD; encoded by the coding sequence GTGAGTTCCGTGATCGCCGCCGCCCGTTTCTCCGTCCTCGACCGCTCCCGCACCCGCGAGGGGCACACGAACGCCGAGGCGCTGCGCGACACCGTACGGCTGGCACGGGAGCTGGAGGGGCTCGGCTATCACCGGTTCTGGGTGTCCGAGCACCATGGCGTGCCCGGGGTCGCCGGTTCCGCGCCGACCGTGCTGGCCGCCGCCGTGGCCGCCGCGACCCGGACGATCCGGGTCGGCACCGGCGGCGTGATGCTGCCCAACCACCAACCGCTCGTCGTGGCCGAGCAGTTCGGGGTGCTGGAGTCCCTCTTCCCCGGACGGATCGACATGGGGCTGGGACGGTCCGTCGGCTTCACGGACGGGGTCCGCAAAGCCCTGGGGCGCGACAAGGGTGACGCCGAGGACTTCGCCGGACAGCTCGACGAACTGCTCGGCTGGTTCCGGGGCACGTCCGCGACCGGAGTGCACGCACGGCCCGCCGAGGGGCTGACCGTGCCGCCGTTCGTCCTGGCCATGGGCGAGGGTGCCGCCGTCGCGGCCCGGGCGGGCCTGCCGATGGTGATCGGCGATCTGCGCGACCGCGAGAGGATGCGGCGCGGCATCGATCGCTATCGAGCGGCGTTCCGGCCCTCGCCGTGGGCGCGGGAGCCGTACGTCGTGATCTCCGGCACGATCGCGGTGGCCGCCACGCCCGCCGAGGCGCGACGGCTGCTGATCCCGGAGGCCTGGTCGATGGCGTACTCGCGCACCCACGGCACCTTCCCGCCGCTGCCGCCCGCCGAGCGCGTCGAGGCGCTCACCATGAGCGCCAGGGAACGCGGCTTCTACGACTCCGGCCTCGCCGGACACATCGCCGGCACCGAGGAACAGGTCGCCCACGAACTGGAGACGCTGCTCAAGGAGACGGGCGCCCAGGAACTCCTCGTCACCACCAGCACATACGACCGCGAGGCCCTGCTGAACTCCTACCGCCGCCTCGCCCACGTCATCACCGACTAG
- a CDS encoding succinate dehydrogenase/fumarate reductase iron-sulfur subunit, protein MKLTLRVWRQKNADAEGAMSTYEVDGISTDMSFLEMLDTLNEQLILSGEDPVAFDHDCREGICGACSLVINGDAHGPERTTTCQLHMRSFSDGDTIDIEPWRASAFPVIKDLVVDRSAFDRIIQAGGYVTAPTGAAPEAHATPVPKPDADFAFEHAECIGCGACVAACPNGAAMLFTSAKVNHLNVLPQGAPERETRVLDMVAQMDEEGFGGCTLAGECATACPKGIPLVSITGMNKEWLRATRKVAKR, encoded by the coding sequence ATGAAGCTCACCCTGCGCGTCTGGCGGCAGAAGAACGCCGACGCCGAAGGCGCCATGTCCACCTACGAGGTGGACGGCATCTCCACCGACATGTCCTTCCTGGAGATGCTGGACACCCTCAACGAGCAGCTCATCCTCAGCGGCGAGGACCCGGTCGCCTTCGACCACGACTGCCGCGAGGGCATCTGCGGCGCCTGCTCGCTCGTCATCAACGGCGACGCGCACGGACCCGAGCGCACCACCACCTGCCAGCTGCACATGCGGTCCTTCTCCGACGGCGACACGATCGACATCGAGCCGTGGCGGGCCTCCGCCTTCCCGGTGATCAAGGACCTGGTCGTCGACCGGTCGGCCTTCGACCGCATCATCCAGGCCGGCGGCTACGTCACCGCGCCGACGGGGGCCGCGCCCGAGGCCCACGCCACGCCCGTACCGAAGCCGGACGCCGACTTCGCGTTCGAGCACGCGGAGTGCATCGGGTGCGGTGCGTGCGTGGCCGCCTGCCCCAACGGGGCGGCGATGCTGTTCACCTCCGCCAAGGTCAACCACCTCAACGTGCTGCCGCAGGGCGCGCCCGAGCGGGAGACACGCGTGCTGGACATGGTGGCCCAGATGGACGAGGAGGGCTTCGGCGGATGCACGCTGGCGGGTGAGTGCGCGACGGCCTGCCCCAAGGGGATTCCGCTGGTGTCCATCACCGGCATGAACAAGGAATGGCTGCGGGCCACGCGGAAGGTGGCCAAGCGGTAG
- a CDS encoding succinate dehydrogenase: MARSVWDSSVGKKTVMAVSGLIMLLYLVVHMIGNLKIFFGAGEFNHYAHWLRTVGEPFMHDEWTLWLIRVVLVVAVVAHATSAYQLSRRDIRARPSKYVHKKARASYATRTMRWGGIILGLFIVWHLLDLTTGTAHPGGFQEGHPYQNVVDTFSTWYGDLVYIVAMLALGLHVRHGFWSAAQTLGVGSRARDRALKTVADILALLLTAGFIAVPVGVMTGVVS; the protein is encoded by the coding sequence ATGGCACGCAGCGTGTGGGACAGCTCCGTCGGCAAGAAGACAGTGATGGCGGTCAGCGGCCTGATCATGCTGCTGTACCTGGTCGTCCACATGATCGGAAACCTGAAGATCTTCTTCGGGGCGGGCGAGTTCAACCACTACGCCCACTGGCTGCGCACGGTCGGCGAGCCGTTCATGCACGACGAGTGGACGCTGTGGCTGATCCGCGTCGTGCTGGTGGTGGCGGTCGTCGCCCACGCCACGTCCGCCTACCAGCTCAGCCGCCGTGACATCAGGGCACGGCCGAGCAAGTACGTCCACAAGAAGGCGCGGGCGAGCTACGCGACGCGCACCATGCGCTGGGGCGGGATCATCCTCGGCCTGTTCATCGTGTGGCACCTGCTCGACCTGACGACCGGCACCGCGCACCCGGGCGGCTTCCAGGAGGGTCACCCGTACCAGAACGTCGTGGACACCTTCTCCACCTGGTACGGCGACCTCGTCTACATCGTGGCGATGCTCGCCCTCGGCCTGCACGTGCGGCACGGCTTCTGGAGCGCCGCCCAGACCCTCGGCGTCGGCAGCCGCGCCCGCGACCGTGCCCTCAAGACCGTCGCCGACATCCTCGCGCTGCTGCTCACGGCCGGCTTCATCGCCGTACCCGTGGGCGTCATGACCGGAGTGGTGAGCTGA
- a CDS encoding fumarate reductase/succinate dehydrogenase flavoprotein subunit: MTSNSEHSEYSEYANYPTGEPVVDTKAPSGPVHERWDKRRFEARLVNPANRRKHTVIVVGTGLAGGSAGATLAEQGYHVVQFCYQDSPRRAHSIAAQGGINAAKNYRNDGDSVHRLFYDTVKGGDFRARESNVHRLAQISVEIIDQCVAQGVPFAREYGGLLDTRSFGGVQVSRTFYARGQTGQQLLLGAYQALSRQIAAGNVEMHPRTEMLDLIVVDGKARGIVARDLVSGRVDTYFADAVVLASGGYGNVFHLSTNAMNSNATAVWRAHRRGALFANPCFTQIHPTCIPRTGDHQSKLTLMSESLRNDGRIWVPKAKGDTRPPNEIPEDERDYYLERVYPSFGNLVPRDIASRAAKNVCDEGRGVGPGGQGVYLDFADAIRRMGRDKVEEKYGNLFDMYARITAEDPYEVPMRIYPAVHYTMGGLWVDYDLQTTVPGLFAIGEANFSDHGANRLGASALMQGLADGYFVLPATINDYLARNPHHETVTAEHPVVQEVLAETEDRLHLLLSVDGDRTPDSFHREVGELMWEFCGMARTDSGLRKALERIPQIREEFWRRVKVPGTGEEFNQSLEKANRVVDYLELAELMCLDALHRAESCGGHFREESQTPDGEAARRDDAFSYAAAWEFTGTGTPPVLHREDLVFEYVHPTQRSYA, encoded by the coding sequence GTGACCTCAAACAGCGAGCACAGCGAGTACAGCGAGTACGCGAACTACCCGACCGGTGAGCCGGTCGTCGACACCAAGGCTCCGTCCGGACCGGTCCACGAGCGCTGGGACAAGCGCCGGTTCGAGGCCAGGCTCGTCAACCCGGCCAACCGGCGCAAGCACACGGTGATCGTCGTCGGCACCGGCCTCGCCGGCGGTTCCGCCGGCGCCACCCTCGCCGAACAGGGCTACCACGTCGTCCAGTTCTGCTACCAGGACTCCCCGCGCCGCGCCCACTCGATCGCCGCGCAGGGCGGCATCAACGCGGCGAAGAACTACCGCAACGACGGCGACTCGGTCCACCGCCTCTTCTACGACACCGTCAAGGGCGGCGACTTCCGGGCGCGGGAGTCCAACGTGCACCGGCTGGCGCAGATCTCGGTGGAGATCATCGACCAGTGCGTGGCGCAGGGCGTGCCCTTCGCCCGCGAGTACGGCGGACTCCTCGACACCCGCTCGTTTGGCGGCGTCCAGGTCTCCCGCACCTTCTACGCCCGCGGCCAGACGGGCCAGCAGCTGCTGCTCGGCGCCTACCAGGCGCTGTCGCGGCAGATCGCCGCCGGGAACGTGGAGATGCACCCGCGCACCGAGATGCTCGACCTGATCGTCGTCGACGGGAAGGCGCGCGGCATCGTGGCGCGCGACCTCGTCAGCGGGCGCGTCGACACCTACTTCGCGGACGCCGTCGTCCTGGCCAGCGGCGGGTACGGCAACGTCTTCCACCTGTCGACGAACGCGATGAACTCCAACGCCACCGCCGTCTGGCGGGCCCACCGGCGCGGTGCCCTGTTCGCCAACCCCTGCTTCACCCAGATCCATCCGACCTGCATCCCGCGCACCGGCGACCACCAGTCCAAGCTGACGCTGATGAGCGAGTCGCTGCGCAACGACGGCCGGATCTGGGTGCCGAAGGCCAAGGGCGACACCCGCCCGCCGAACGAGATCCCCGAGGACGAGCGCGACTACTACCTGGAGCGCGTCTACCCCTCGTTCGGCAACCTGGTGCCGCGTGACATCGCCTCCCGCGCCGCGAAGAACGTCTGCGACGAGGGCAGGGGAGTGGGCCCCGGCGGGCAGGGCGTGTACCTGGACTTCGCCGACGCCATCCGGCGGATGGGCCGCGACAAGGTCGAGGAGAAGTACGGCAACCTCTTCGACATGTACGCGCGGATCACCGCGGAGGACCCGTACGAGGTGCCCATGCGGATCTACCCCGCCGTGCACTACACGATGGGCGGCCTCTGGGTCGACTACGACCTCCAGACCACCGTGCCGGGCCTGTTCGCGATCGGCGAGGCCAACTTCTCCGACCACGGCGCGAACCGCCTCGGCGCCTCCGCCCTGATGCAGGGCCTGGCCGACGGCTACTTCGTCCTGCCGGCCACCATCAACGACTACCTCGCCCGCAACCCGCACCACGAGACCGTCACCGCCGAACACCCCGTCGTACAGGAGGTGTTGGCGGAGACAGAGGACCGGCTCCACCTCCTCCTGTCCGTCGACGGCGACCGCACCCCCGACTCCTTCCACCGCGAAGTGGGCGAACTCATGTGGGAGTTCTGCGGAATGGCCCGCACCGACAGCGGGCTGCGCAAGGCTCTGGAGCGCATTCCGCAGATCCGCGAGGAGTTCTGGCGGCGCGTCAAAGTGCCCGGCACCGGCGAGGAGTTCAACCAGTCCCTGGAGAAGGCCAACCGCGTCGTCGACTACCTGGAGCTCGCCGAGCTCATGTGCCTCGACGCGCTGCACCGCGCCGAGTCCTGCGGCGGCCACTTCCGCGAGGAGTCGCAGACCCCGGACGGTGAGGCGGCCCGGCGGGACGACGCGTTCTCCTACGCCGCCGCCTGGGAGTTCACCGGTACGGGCACCCCGCCCGTGCTGCACCGGGAAGACCTGGTCTTCGAGTACGTCCACCCCACCCAGCGGAGCTACGCATGA
- a CDS encoding putative bifunctional diguanylate cyclase/phosphodiesterase — protein MSAEPDGPEDRLRRFATIWSRAVFPVTSTSATRPEFEEQLLPLARRLSQALRARAFDPDEGRAVGAALVAAHCTDPEALSRTLDCVDAYLVLYCGEDGAQEDLRARASRLEHAMAAGFADALRRRTLAEQEAIAQAALQAQGVVAQALHATEARFRAVFEGAAIGIGIADLDGRVLQVNGALLRMFGLTEQTMRGRNVMEWTHPDDAPQTWRLYEELVRGEREHYHVEKAFYRPDGTALWTNLTVSLLRDADGVPQYQLALMEDTTERRLLNLRLRYEATHDALTGLPNRTFFFERLEKALGAGSGQRFGLCYLDLDGFKTINDSLGHAAGDRLLVEVADRLQSCATAPGEMVARLGGDEFVALTTGPDTEREVDDLATRIMNVLIAPVSVDGRDLTVRGSIGIVEGPAGERSPAEVLRSADITMYRAKSAGGNRFELADPEADARAITRHGLTTALPAALERGEFFIEYQPLVHLGDGSVRGAEALVRWLHPQHGVLGPDRFIPLAEHTGLIVPLGRWVLEQSVRQARAWRERYDEAGPLRINVNLSPCQLTHPGLVQDTVDILERAGVQPDALCLEVTESALIGADDDLLKPLRRLAEMGVDIALDDFGTGYSNLANLRRLPVSILKLDRSFTQSMQQFPADPVDLKIVEGIVSLAHSLDLAVTVEGVETGAQAEQLRILGCDTAQGWYYARPGPPDRLHELALVDATG, from the coding sequence GTGAGCGCCGAGCCGGACGGGCCGGAGGACAGACTCCGCCGGTTCGCGACGATCTGGAGCCGGGCCGTGTTCCCGGTGACCTCCACCTCCGCCACCCGGCCGGAGTTCGAGGAACAACTCCTCCCGCTGGCGAGGCGGTTGAGCCAGGCGCTGCGGGCCAGGGCATTCGACCCGGACGAGGGCAGGGCAGTGGGCGCCGCGCTCGTCGCCGCGCACTGCACCGACCCGGAGGCGCTCAGCCGCACCCTGGACTGTGTGGACGCCTACCTCGTCCTCTACTGCGGCGAGGACGGCGCCCAGGAGGACCTGCGGGCACGGGCCTCGCGGCTGGAGCACGCCATGGCCGCCGGGTTCGCCGACGCGCTGCGCCGGCGGACGCTGGCCGAGCAGGAGGCCATCGCGCAGGCGGCGTTGCAGGCCCAGGGCGTGGTGGCGCAGGCGCTGCACGCCACCGAGGCCCGCTTCCGCGCCGTCTTCGAGGGCGCCGCCATAGGCATCGGCATCGCCGACCTGGACGGCAGGGTCCTCCAGGTCAACGGCGCGCTGCTGCGCATGTTCGGACTCACCGAGCAGACCATGCGCGGCCGTAACGTCATGGAGTGGACGCACCCCGACGACGCCCCGCAGACCTGGCGGCTCTACGAGGAACTCGTCCGCGGCGAGCGCGAGCACTACCACGTCGAAAAGGCCTTCTACCGGCCCGACGGAACGGCCCTGTGGACCAACCTGACGGTCTCCCTGCTGCGGGACGCCGACGGCGTCCCGCAGTACCAGCTCGCCCTCATGGAGGACACCACCGAGCGGCGGCTGCTCAACCTGCGGCTGCGCTACGAGGCCACGCACGACGCGCTCACCGGTCTGCCCAACCGCACCTTCTTCTTCGAACGCCTGGAGAAGGCCCTGGGCGCCGGCTCGGGGCAGCGGTTCGGGCTGTGCTACCTCGACCTCGACGGCTTCAAGACCATCAACGACAGTCTCGGACACGCGGCCGGCGACCGGCTGCTCGTCGAGGTCGCCGACCGGCTGCAGTCCTGCGCGACCGCGCCCGGCGAGATGGTCGCCCGGCTCGGCGGCGACGAGTTCGTGGCCCTGACCACGGGGCCGGACACCGAGCGCGAGGTCGACGATCTGGCGACCCGCATCATGAACGTCCTGATCGCCCCGGTCAGCGTCGACGGCCGGGACCTGACCGTGCGCGGCAGCATCGGCATCGTCGAGGGGCCGGCGGGGGAGCGCAGCCCCGCGGAGGTGCTGCGCAGCGCCGACATCACCATGTACCGGGCCAAGTCGGCGGGCGGCAACCGCTTCGAGCTCGCCGACCCGGAGGCCGACGCCCGCGCCATCACCCGGCACGGACTGACCACGGCCCTCCCCGCGGCGCTGGAACGCGGCGAGTTCTTCATCGAGTACCAGCCGCTGGTGCACCTCGGCGACGGCAGCGTCCGCGGCGCCGAGGCCCTGGTGCGCTGGCTGCACCCGCAGCACGGCGTCCTCGGGCCCGACCGGTTCATCCCGCTCGCCGAGCACACCGGCCTGATCGTTCCGCTCGGCCGCTGGGTCCTCGAGCAGTCGGTGCGGCAGGCCCGCGCATGGCGCGAGCGGTACGACGAGGCCGGCCCGCTGCGCATCAACGTCAACCTCTCGCCCTGCCAGCTCACCCACCCTGGCCTGGTGCAGGACACCGTCGACATCCTGGAGCGTGCCGGCGTCCAACCCGACGCCCTCTGCCTGGAGGTCACCGAGTCGGCCCTGATCGGCGCGGACGACGACCTGCTCAAACCGCTGCGCCGACTGGCCGAGATGGGCGTGGACATCGCCCTGGACGACTTCGGCACCGGCTACTCCAACCTGGCCAATCTGCGCCGCCTGCCGGTGAGCATCCTCAAGCTGGACCGCTCCTTCACCCAGAGCATGCAGCAGTTCCCGGCCGACCCCGTCGACCTCAAGATCGTCGAGGGAATCGTCTCCCTCGCCCACAGCCTCGACCTCGCGGTGACCGTGGAGGGCGTGGAGACGGGCGCGCAGGCCGAGCAACTGCGGATACTGGGCTGCGACACGGCCCAGGGCTGGTACTACGCCCGCCCCGGCCCCCCGGACCGCCTCCACGAACTGGCCCTGGTGGACGCGACGGGCTGA